One stretch of Dokdonia sp. Hel_I_53 DNA includes these proteins:
- a CDS encoding efflux RND transporter permease subunit encodes MRKIIEYFIKYHVAVNVIVLMFFVFGIVGALSLKSSFFPLVDSKNINISVVYPGASPQEIEEGIVLKIEDNLKGLDGVERVVSTSRENSGNINVEIEKGKDIDFMLLEIKNAVDRVPSFPSGMEPLVVAKQEAIRQTISFAISGDNVELATLKQIGRQVENDLRGIDGISQINVSGYPAEEIEIAVNENSLLAYNLTFAEVSQAVSRSNILTTGGTIKTDAEEYLIRANNRSYYGDELSNVVVRSDANGRTIRLKDVAQVRDRFSETPNANYYNGNLAVNVTITSTNTEDLIGAAEATKEYIENFNQKYNNVQLAVVNDLSITLVQRTKLLTENAIVGMLLVLIFLSVFLNTRLAFWVAFGLPVAFLGMFMLAGYFNVTINVLSLFGMIIVIGILVDDGIVIAENIYQHYERGKTPIQAAVDGTMEVLPPILSAITTTILAFGIFLFLDGRIGEFFGEVSVIVMLTLLVSLVEALIILPAHLAHSKALRTESNAPKKGIAKIFSKLRYINEFGDRIMQWLRDNVYSPVLRFALDYKFLMFSFFIVFVILTLGSFQAGIIRGAFFPQIASDNVRVTLNMPNGTNEKVTDSIISFIEDKANEVNQELTSEYLNGTNTELFENLIKTVGPGGSQASLSLNLLPGEERPNEITSALVTNRLRKKVGQVVGVESLVYGSGGNFGGSPVSVSLLGNNIAELKAVKEELKEYLESNPEIKDVTDNDPAGIKEIRLELNESAYALGLNLQSVMAQVRSGFFGTQAQRFQRGQDEIRVWVRYDKENRTSITDLDEMRIATPSGAKVPLNEIATYTIDRGDVAINHLEGRREIQISADLENPKEVSATDVMAELQNNVMPEILSKYPTVTPSYEGQNREAGKLTGSLKPVGLTVLLLIYIVIAFTFRSYSQPLMLLLLIPLSLPAVAWGHWIHDFPVNILSMLGIIALIGIMVNDGLVLIGKFNSNLREGMTFDEAIFDAGRSRFRAIFLTSITTIAGLAPLIFEESRQAQFLIPMAISIAYGIGFATILTLVMLPIFLSFSNWMKTTTEKLIVGRKVPRESSERAVKEMEEEAANEEGQQVAYNSNTEIAS; translated from the coding sequence ATGCGCAAAATTATAGAGTATTTTATAAAATATCACGTCGCAGTAAATGTGATCGTATTGATGTTTTTTGTTTTTGGTATTGTAGGAGCTTTATCACTTAAATCTTCTTTTTTTCCGCTAGTAGATTCAAAAAATATTAATATAAGTGTCGTTTACCCTGGAGCATCTCCTCAAGAGATAGAAGAAGGGATCGTACTTAAAATTGAGGATAATTTAAAAGGATTAGATGGTGTAGAACGTGTCGTATCTACTTCTCGTGAGAATAGTGGAAACATTAATGTAGAAATCGAGAAGGGAAAGGATATAGATTTTATGCTTTTGGAGATAAAGAATGCGGTAGACCGTGTTCCGTCTTTTCCATCAGGTATGGAGCCACTTGTGGTTGCCAAACAAGAAGCCATTCGACAGACTATATCTTTTGCTATAAGTGGTGACAATGTAGAATTAGCAACACTTAAGCAAATAGGCCGTCAGGTAGAAAACGACCTGCGTGGTATTGATGGTATTTCTCAAATAAATGTATCTGGATATCCTGCAGAAGAGATTGAGATTGCGGTAAATGAAAACAGCTTACTCGCGTATAATCTAACATTTGCGGAGGTTTCTCAAGCAGTGAGCAGATCTAATATACTCACCACAGGAGGTACAATAAAAACAGATGCAGAGGAGTATCTAATAAGGGCAAATAATAGATCTTATTACGGGGATGAGCTGTCAAATGTGGTCGTAAGATCTGACGCAAATGGTCGCACGATTAGACTTAAAGACGTTGCACAAGTTAGAGACCGTTTTTCGGAAACACCTAATGCAAATTATTACAACGGTAATCTAGCAGTAAATGTAACGATCACTTCTACTAATACAGAAGACCTGATAGGAGCGGCAGAGGCTACTAAGGAGTACATTGAAAATTTTAATCAAAAATATAATAACGTACAACTTGCTGTTGTAAATGACTTGTCAATAACCTTAGTACAGCGTACAAAATTACTTACTGAAAATGCTATTGTAGGGATGCTGTTAGTTTTAATTTTTCTGTCTGTGTTCCTTAATACAAGGTTAGCCTTTTGGGTAGCGTTTGGATTACCAGTTGCTTTTTTAGGGATGTTTATGCTAGCTGGATACTTCAATGTCACGATCAATGTTTTATCTCTGTTTGGGATGATCATTGTTATTGGTATTCTCGTAGATGATGGAATTGTAATTGCAGAAAATATTTATCAGCATTATGAGCGAGGTAAAACTCCAATACAAGCAGCCGTAGATGGAACCATGGAGGTATTGCCTCCAATTTTAAGTGCCATTACAACAACCATACTAGCCTTTGGGATTTTTCTGTTTTTAGATGGTCGTATAGGTGAATTTTTCGGAGAAGTATCTGTAATTGTGATGCTAACATTATTAGTTTCTTTGGTAGAAGCCTTAATTATTCTTCCAGCCCACCTTGCTCATTCAAAAGCATTGAGAACAGAGAGTAATGCACCAAAAAAAGGAATAGCAAAAATATTCTCAAAATTGAGGTACATTAACGAGTTTGGTGATCGTATTATGCAGTGGTTACGAGATAACGTATATAGTCCTGTCTTGAGATTTGCGCTAGATTACAAGTTTCTCATGTTTTCCTTTTTTATTGTGTTTGTAATATTAACGCTAGGAAGTTTTCAAGCAGGGATTATAAGAGGAGCGTTCTTTCCACAAATAGCAAGTGATAACGTACGTGTAACACTCAATATGCCTAACGGAACAAATGAAAAAGTTACTGATAGTATTATATCCTTTATTGAAGACAAGGCAAACGAAGTTAATCAAGAACTTACTTCAGAATATCTAAATGGAACGAATACTGAGCTTTTTGAAAATCTAATTAAAACTGTGGGTCCTGGAGGTTCTCAAGCCTCACTATCTTTAAATTTATTGCCGGGAGAGGAGCGACCTAATGAGATTACAAGCGCATTGGTCACAAATCGTTTACGCAAAAAGGTAGGGCAGGTTGTAGGTGTAGAGAGCTTAGTATATGGAAGTGGAGGAAACTTTGGTGGTAGCCCAGTTTCTGTATCCTTATTGGGAAATAACATTGCAGAATTAAAAGCGGTTAAAGAGGAGCTCAAGGAATATCTAGAGTCCAATCCAGAGATTAAAGACGTTACTGACAATGACCCCGCAGGAATAAAAGAAATACGGCTTGAGCTAAATGAAAGTGCTTACGCATTAGGGCTCAATCTCCAAAGTGTGATGGCTCAAGTCAGATCTGGATTTTTTGGAACTCAGGCACAGCGTTTTCAAAGAGGCCAAGATGAGATACGCGTCTGGGTACGTTACGACAAAGAAAATAGAACATCAATAACAGATCTTGATGAGATGCGCATCGCAACACCTAGCGGAGCAAAAGTGCCACTTAATGAAATAGCAACGTACACTATTGATCGTGGAGATGTAGCTATAAATCATCTAGAAGGTAGACGTGAAATTCAAATATCTGCAGATCTTGAAAATCCAAAGGAAGTAAGTGCAACAGATGTGATGGCAGAACTGCAAAATAATGTGATGCCAGAGATCTTATCAAAGTACCCAACGGTGACACCATCGTATGAAGGTCAAAATAGAGAGGCAGGTAAACTTACTGGATCTCTAAAGCCAGTAGGCTTGACGGTACTTCTACTTATTTATATTGTGATAGCTTTTACATTCCGTAGCTATAGTCAGCCATTAATGTTGCTGTTATTAATTCCATTGAGCTTGCCCGCGGTAGCTTGGGGGCATTGGATACACGATTTTCCAGTAAATATTTTGTCAATGTTAGGTATTATTGCGCTTATTGGGATAATGGTAAATGATGGGCTTGTTCTTATAGGTAAATTTAATAGTAATCTCAGGGAAGGAATGACCTTTGATGAAGCCATTTTTGATGCTGGTCGTTCTCGATTTAGAGCTATTTTCTTAACCTCTATAACTACAATTGCTGGACTTGCTCCACTTATTTTTGAAGAGAGTAGACAGGCTCAATTTTTAATTCCTATGGCAATAAGTATAGCTTATGGGATTGGTTTTGCTACAATTCTTACCCTAGTGATGTTACCTATTTTCTTGTCTTTTAGTAATTGGATGAAAACAACTACAGAAAAATTAATAGTGGGTAGAAAAGTACCTAGAGAAAGTTCAGAGCGTGCGGTAAAAGAAATGGAAGAAGAAGCAGCAAATGAAGAAGGTCAACAAGTAGCGTATAATTCAAACACGGAGATTGCCTCATGA
- a CDS encoding efflux RND transporter periplasmic adaptor subunit, producing the protein MRKVILSVVGLILIIGAYFASQAIIASNQKERPKPKKVIKTVFVDTVNNGIVPINISANGNLVSQRRLELFSEVQGVLQRGSKLFKPGQTYRKGETLLSLNSAEYYAQVKAQKSALYDQITAIMPDLRLDYPDSFQKWNAYLNTFDVNKNTPELPEMTSEKEKYFISGRNILTSYYNVKNLEQRLSKYRIAAPFSGILTETLVTEGTLVRPGQKLGEFIDTSVYELEVAISKSYADLLKIGSQVMLTTINGEREYIGKVSRVNGNIDQASQTINAYIEVKGSDLKEGVYLEAVLEAKEEADAISIPRGLLQPENQLFTVRDSILEMINVQPVYFSEKEVVVKGVPDGTRIVSKPVPGAYAGMLVKMYQEGKDTQTQAE; encoded by the coding sequence ATGCGTAAAGTTATACTTTCAGTTGTAGGACTCATATTAATTATAGGAGCCTATTTTGCATCACAGGCCATAATTGCCAGCAATCAAAAAGAACGTCCTAAGCCTAAGAAAGTTATTAAAACTGTTTTCGTAGATACCGTAAACAATGGAATTGTTCCTATTAATATTTCTGCTAATGGAAATCTTGTTTCTCAACGTAGACTAGAGCTTTTCTCAGAAGTTCAAGGTGTTTTACAACGAGGTAGTAAATTGTTTAAACCAGGACAAACCTATCGTAAAGGAGAAACGTTATTAAGCCTAAATAGCGCAGAATATTACGCCCAAGTTAAAGCTCAGAAAAGTGCACTATATGATCAGATTACAGCGATTATGCCAGACCTGCGTTTAGATTACCCAGATTCTTTTCAAAAGTGGAATGCCTACCTCAATACATTTGATGTAAATAAGAACACACCTGAGCTTCCAGAAATGACATCAGAAAAGGAAAAGTATTTTATCTCAGGCCGTAATATACTTACATCCTATTACAATGTAAAAAACCTCGAACAACGATTAAGCAAGTATAGAATTGCTGCTCCATTTTCTGGAATATTGACAGAAACACTAGTTACAGAAGGAACCCTTGTTCGTCCAGGACAAAAATTAGGAGAGTTTATCGATACAAGTGTGTATGAACTTGAGGTGGCCATTAGCAAATCTTACGCAGATTTATTGAAAATTGGGAGCCAAGTGATGCTTACAACTATTAATGGGGAGCGAGAATACATAGGTAAAGTAAGTCGTGTCAATGGAAATATAGATCAAGCTTCGCAAACTATAAATGCATACATAGAGGTGAAGGGGTCAGATTTAAAAGAGGGAGTATATCTCGAAGCTGTATTAGAGGCAAAAGAAGAGGCAGACGCTATATCAATACCTAGAGGCTTACTACAGCCAGAAAATCAACTTTTTACCGTGCGGGATTCTATACTAGAAATGATAAATGTGCAACCTGTATATTTTTCCGAAAAAGAAGTAGTTGTAAAAGGAGTTCCTGATGGAACGCGTATTGTTAGTAAACCAGTTCCTGGCGCTTATGCTGGTATGCTAGTTAAGATGTATCAAGAAGGAAAGGATACCCAAACACAAGCAGAGTAG
- the abc-f gene encoding ribosomal protection-like ABC-F family protein, producing MLNIHNLSVSFQGEYLFEEITFRLGDGDRVGLVGKNGAGKSTMLRIISGEQQYDTGSIAIEKEVSIGFLKQDIDFVEGRTVLEESYEAFAKIKKLEAQLDDINNQLATRTDYESEGYHQLMIDVNEVQEQYEVHGGYNYKGETERILQGLGFKRDDFDKLTDTFSGGWRMRIELAKLLLQNHDILLLDEPTNHLDIESIIWLETFLKGYTGAVVIVSHDKMFLDNVTNRTIEISLGRIYDYPKPYSEYLVLRKELREQQLASQKNQQKQIEQTEKLIEKFRAKASKATMAQSLIKKLDKIDRIEVDEDDNSVMTLKFPVSVTPGKVVVEAEGVEKSYEDKNVLQNIDLLIERDTKTAFVGQNGQGKSTLAKIIVGELSHKGNVKLGHNVQIGYFAQNQAEYLDGSKTVEETMIDAADEKTRPNVRNILGSFLFRGEEVDKYVRVLSGGERNRLALAKLMLQPFNVLVMDEPTNHLDIKSKNVLKDSLNQFEGTLIVVSHDRDFLQGLTDRVYEFKDKRIKEYLGDIDYYLEQRDVSNLRDIEKRDVVKKTDEKPKESKKSFEDQKKLKSLNNRLSKAEANINKLEREVKALDVELAVNYEETIAKADFFDIYNKKKKKLDILMEEWEAITEELDALS from the coding sequence ATGCTTAATATTCATAATCTTTCAGTGTCTTTTCAAGGCGAATACTTATTTGAAGAAATAACATTTCGTCTAGGGGACGGAGATCGGGTAGGGCTTGTAGGTAAAAATGGAGCAGGTAAATCTACAATGCTACGAATTATTTCTGGTGAGCAGCAATACGATACAGGTTCTATTGCTATAGAGAAAGAGGTAAGTATTGGATTCTTAAAGCAGGATATAGATTTTGTAGAAGGGCGCACAGTTCTTGAAGAATCTTATGAGGCTTTCGCCAAAATAAAAAAACTAGAAGCTCAGTTAGATGATATAAACAATCAGCTAGCAACTCGTACAGATTACGAAAGTGAGGGCTATCATCAATTAATGATTGATGTAAATGAAGTTCAAGAGCAATATGAAGTGCATGGAGGTTATAATTACAAAGGTGAAACAGAACGTATATTGCAAGGTTTAGGTTTTAAACGTGATGATTTTGACAAGCTTACTGACACATTTTCTGGAGGGTGGCGCATGCGTATTGAACTGGCAAAATTACTATTGCAAAATCATGATATCTTATTGCTTGATGAACCTACTAATCACTTAGATATTGAGTCTATAATATGGTTAGAAACATTTTTAAAGGGATACACAGGAGCAGTAGTTATTGTTTCTCACGATAAGATGTTTTTAGATAACGTTACTAATAGAACCATTGAAATATCGCTAGGTCGTATTTATGATTACCCAAAGCCATACTCAGAATATCTTGTGTTGCGTAAAGAGCTAAGAGAGCAGCAGCTTGCATCTCAAAAGAACCAACAGAAGCAAATTGAACAAACAGAAAAGCTTATTGAAAAATTCCGCGCCAAAGCTTCTAAAGCTACAATGGCACAATCTCTCATAAAAAAGTTAGATAAAATAGATCGTATTGAAGTAGATGAGGATGATAATAGTGTGATGACTCTGAAATTTCCCGTATCTGTAACCCCTGGAAAAGTCGTTGTAGAAGCAGAAGGAGTTGAAAAAAGCTACGAAGATAAAAATGTACTTCAAAACATAGACTTACTCATAGAACGTGATACAAAAACGGCCTTTGTAGGACAAAATGGTCAAGGAAAATCTACGCTTGCAAAAATCATTGTGGGAGAGTTATCTCATAAAGGAAATGTAAAGCTAGGACACAATGTCCAGATAGGATACTTTGCTCAAAATCAAGCTGAATATCTAGATGGATCAAAAACTGTTGAAGAAACAATGATTGATGCAGCAGATGAAAAAACGCGGCCCAATGTGCGTAATATTTTAGGTTCTTTTCTCTTTCGAGGTGAGGAGGTAGATAAATATGTAAGGGTGCTTTCTGGAGGGGAACGTAATAGGTTAGCCTTAGCAAAATTGATGTTACAACCATTTAACGTGCTTGTAATGGATGAGCCTACAAACCATTTAGATATAAAGTCTAAAAACGTCTTGAAAGATAGTCTTAATCAATTTGAGGGTACACTTATTGTAGTTTCTCACGATAGAGATTTTTTACAAGGCCTTACAGATCGCGTGTATGAATTTAAGGATAAGCGTATAAAAGAATATCTAGGTGATATAGATTATTATCTAGAACAGCGTGATGTATCTAATCTAAGGGATATAGAGAAACGAGATGTTGTTAAAAAAACAGATGAAAAACCTAAGGAAAGTAAAAAATCGTTTGAAGATCAGAAGAAACTCAAATCTTTAAACAATAGATTAAGCAAGGCCGAAGCAAATATTAATAAGCTAGAGCGAGAAGTTAAAGCTTTAGATGTAGAGCTGGCTGTAAATTATGAGGAAACCATCGCAAAGGCAGATTTTTTTGACATCTACAATAAAAAGAAAAAAAAGTTAGACATCCTAATGGAAGAATGGGAGGCTATCACTGAAGAGCTAGACGCGTTGAGTTGA
- a CDS encoding DUF983 domain-containing protein, with the protein MGFLKGSKLYSIFTGTCPVCQNESMYRTQNPYKLSQTLKMHERCSHCDTKYKIEPSFFYGAMYVSYPVGIAFATAAFVITYLLFEATLTNTFIAIIGTMIVFMPVIMRISRNIWINFFMKYDPSKSKIT; encoded by the coding sequence ATGGGATTTCTAAAAGGATCAAAACTATACAGCATCTTCACAGGCACTTGCCCTGTATGTCAAAATGAATCCATGTATAGAACTCAAAACCCCTATAAGCTTTCTCAAACCCTCAAAATGCATGAACGCTGCTCTCATTGCGACACAAAATATAAAATAGAACCTTCTTTTTTTTATGGAGCAATGTATGTAAGCTACCCAGTAGGGATCGCATTTGCAACCGCAGCTTTTGTAATTACTTATTTGTTATTTGAAGCTACACTCACTAATACTTTTATTGCGATAATAGGCACAATGATCGTTTTTATGCCAGTGATAATGAGGATTTCGCGTAATATATGGATTAATTTTTTTATGAAATATGACCCTTCAAAAAGCAAAATTACTTAA
- a CDS encoding NAD(P)/FAD-dependent oxidoreductase, which translates to MKDLDYIIVGFGLAGICLADICEREGKSFLVIDQGIESASKVAAGLYNPVILKRYTLPYKAVEQFDNALLFFKSLENKLGVSFMNDLSVRKVFHSIEDQNNWFAASDKDGLKRFLSPSVIRNSNKAVNVPFDYGKVQETGRLAIRDLQKSYINYLEKNSSFSKALFSHNTIVFKDDYAIYGNYRAKYIVFAEGFGVKNNPYFNSLPIVGNKGEYLLIKAPGLKISEAIKSSIFIIPIGNDVYKVGATYNWIDKDWKPTLSAREELIAKLELVINVSYEVIDQEAGVRPTTGDRRPILGVHPKHKQLAIINGLGTRGVMAGPMLAQYLYDAIENGMSIPEELNCVRFTNK; encoded by the coding sequence ATGAAGGATCTAGATTATATTATAGTGGGCTTTGGTCTTGCGGGTATTTGCTTAGCAGATATTTGTGAGCGTGAAGGGAAGTCTTTTTTAGTGATAGATCAAGGTATTGAGAGTGCTAGCAAGGTCGCAGCGGGACTATATAATCCAGTCATATTAAAGCGCTATACATTACCTTACAAAGCAGTAGAACAGTTTGATAATGCATTATTATTTTTTAAAAGTTTAGAAAACAAGCTCGGTGTTTCTTTCATGAATGATCTGTCCGTGCGTAAAGTATTTCATTCTATAGAGGATCAAAACAATTGGTTTGCCGCTAGCGATAAAGATGGGTTAAAAAGATTCTTGAGCCCTTCTGTGATTAGAAACTCAAACAAAGCAGTTAATGTACCATTTGATTACGGGAAGGTGCAAGAAACAGGAAGATTAGCTATTAGAGATTTACAAAAAAGCTATATCAATTATCTGGAGAAGAATAGCAGTTTCTCGAAAGCGTTATTTTCCCATAATACTATAGTCTTTAAAGATGATTACGCTATTTATGGAAATTATAGGGCGAAGTATATAGTTTTTGCCGAAGGTTTTGGGGTAAAAAATAATCCGTATTTTAATTCATTACCTATTGTTGGAAATAAAGGTGAGTATTTACTTATAAAAGCGCCAGGTTTAAAAATTTCTGAAGCCATAAAATCATCTATCTTTATTATTCCTATAGGAAATGACGTTTACAAAGTTGGTGCTACTTACAATTGGATTGATAAAGACTGGAAGCCTACACTTTCGGCAAGGGAAGAATTAATCGCAAAGTTAGAGTTAGTTATCAATGTATCTTATGAAGTTATAGATCAAGAAGCGGGAGTAAGACCCACAACTGGAGATAGAAGACCTATTCTTGGGGTCCATCCTAAGCACAAACAACTTGCAATCATAAACGGGTTAGGGACAAGGGGGGTAATGGCAGGACCTATGCTAGCTCAATATTTATATGATGCAATTGAAAACGGGATGTCTATACCTGAAGAACTCAACTGTGTGAGATTTACAAACAAATAA
- the gldN gene encoding gliding motility protein GldN: protein MSLKKSFFVVLGLLVTVPSVFAQGNILNAKTPDEMFEITEDQKAQDNDEPLPYGYVEKRDVLWSKNTWEVIDLDERVNFPLYYPIDTVNMGSDRRSLFDVLIKNIKNGKIDAIYRDSYFTEKILLEDLGAAMVKVDTSDAGYDQLNAGEPISDYNIERTEITAYNINAYHIRGYWYIDKRQGELKYRLLGLAPVSGDVNFLDDASAADIELFWVWFPGARDVLHKAKAFNRKNTSMPISFDHLLNSRRFDATIYREDNVQGDRRVKDYISDNAMMQLLESQRIKETIRDIEQDLWNY, encoded by the coding sequence ATGAGTCTTAAGAAATCATTTTTTGTCGTACTCGGTTTATTAGTAACAGTCCCTTCTGTTTTTGCACAAGGTAACATCCTTAATGCAAAAACGCCAGATGAGATGTTTGAGATAACTGAAGATCAAAAAGCACAAGACAATGACGAGCCATTACCATATGGTTATGTAGAGAAACGAGACGTACTATGGTCAAAAAATACGTGGGAGGTTATTGATCTCGATGAACGTGTGAATTTTCCATTGTATTATCCTATTGATACGGTAAACATGGGATCTGACCGTCGCTCACTTTTTGATGTTCTTATTAAGAATATTAAAAATGGGAAGATTGATGCGATTTACAGAGACTCGTATTTTACTGAAAAAATATTATTAGAAGATCTTGGTGCGGCAATGGTAAAAGTTGATACCTCAGACGCAGGGTATGATCAGTTAAATGCTGGTGAGCCTATCTCAGACTATAATATTGAGCGTACAGAAATTACAGCTTACAATATTAACGCATATCACATTCGTGGATATTGGTATATTGATAAGCGTCAAGGTGAGTTAAAGTATCGTTTACTAGGGCTTGCTCCGGTTTCTGGAGATGTAAACTTTTTAGATGATGCCTCTGCAGCAGATATTGAATTATTTTGGGTTTGGTTCCCTGGAGCAAGAGATGTACTTCACAAGGCAAAAGCATTTAATAGAAAGAACACTTCTATGCCTATTTCATTTGATCATTTGTTAAATAGTCGCCGTTTTGACGCTACAATTTACAGAGAGGACAATGTACAAGGTGATCGAAGAGTTAAAGATTATATTAGTGATAATGCAATGATGCAGTTATTAGAATCTCAACGTATCAAAGAGACTATCAGGGATATTGAACAAGATCTCTGGAATTATTAG
- the gldM gene encoding gliding motility protein GldM has product MAGGKQSPRQKMINLMYLVFIAMLALNMSKEVLSAFGSINEKFDRSNTTFEAKNELALADLSKKANENEEFKAAAATAKSAKDLGDAYFAYLAAEKDALLAEVEDPKDYESMDKSNFIDERYYAGGKISPKGQEFLNQMTTYREGMLELAGDNEALSSQINADFSTADIVDSEGVEKDYISYNYVGFPSVSSLTKLSQLQNDIKVVENELLTKLLSGNLKELASLDNYETVMTTSKGAYYTGSKFDGVLSLGRVDESTKPSRVELKLDGRAIPEDKISYDGGKLVLGVNTGGVGTHEITGSLFYPQDGKEIEVAVTQAFTTINKPNSATIAADKMNVVYRGVANPMTISFAGVSDNAVTASGTGLSKRSGSSYIMKPGKGREVTINVNAKLPDGGGTVSDKAVFRIKDIPRPVGALGGDDSGSLKKPRGTIEKAPIGAVLPDFDFNLNLKVNSFKFRAGEAATVSVRGDRLNAQAKSALKRAKRGSTVQIFDIKASIKGNSGYRLKTVSPILIELAN; this is encoded by the coding sequence ATGGCAGGAGGAAAACAAAGCCCAAGGCAGAAAATGATTAACTTGATGTATCTAGTGTTTATAGCGATGCTAGCACTTAATATGTCTAAGGAAGTACTATCAGCCTTTGGATCAATTAATGAAAAGTTTGATAGATCAAACACAACTTTTGAAGCTAAAAATGAACTTGCACTTGCAGATCTTTCAAAGAAAGCTAATGAGAACGAGGAGTTTAAGGCTGCTGCTGCAACGGCAAAATCAGCCAAGGATCTTGGTGATGCATATTTTGCATATCTAGCAGCAGAGAAAGATGCACTTTTAGCAGAGGTAGAAGATCCTAAAGATTACGAGTCTATGGATAAGTCTAACTTTATAGATGAGCGTTATTATGCTGGAGGAAAAATATCACCTAAAGGTCAAGAGTTTTTAAACCAAATGACTACGTATAGAGAAGGGATGTTAGAATTAGCCGGTGATAATGAAGCTTTATCTTCTCAAATCAATGCAGATTTTAGTACAGCAGATATTGTTGATAGTGAAGGTGTAGAAAAGGACTATATTTCTTATAATTATGTAGGGTTTCCGTCAGTTTCATCTCTAACAAAATTATCTCAATTACAAAATGACATTAAGGTTGTAGAGAATGAGCTATTGACTAAATTACTCTCAGGAAATTTAAAAGAGTTGGCCTCTTTAGATAACTATGAGACAGTAATGACTACCTCTAAAGGAGCTTATTATACAGGATCCAAATTTGATGGTGTACTTTCTTTAGGTCGTGTAGATGAGTCTACAAAGCCTTCAAGAGTTGAGTTAAAATTAGATGGTAGAGCAATACCAGAGGATAAAATTTCTTATGATGGTGGTAAGCTGGTTCTTGGCGTAAACACTGGAGGAGTTGGAACACATGAAATAACAGGATCTTTGTTTTACCCACAAGATGGTAAGGAAATTGAAGTGGCAGTTACACAGGCATTTACAACTATTAATAAACCTAATTCTGCAACAATAGCTGCAGACAAAATGAACGTTGTATATCGTGGAGTTGCAAATCCAATGACGATATCTTTTGCTGGTGTATCTGACAATGCAGTCACTGCATCTGGTACTGGTTTAAGTAAAAGATCAGGAAGTAGTTATATTATGAAACCTGGAAAGGGTCGTGAAGTAACTATAAATGTTAATGCAAAACTACCAGACGGTGGAGGTACTGTTTCGGATAAAGCTGTTTTCCGTATTAAAGATATACCACGTCCTGTGGGAGCTCTTGGTGGAGACGACAGTGGTTCGTTAAAAAAACCTAGAGGAACTATTGAAAAAGCTCCTATTGGTGCTGTCCTTCCAGATTTTGATTTTAATTTAAATCTAAAAGTAAATAGTTTTAAATTTCGTGCTGGTGAAGCAGCGACGGTATCTGTAAGAGGTGATAGACTTAATGCTCAAGCTAAATCTGCTTTAAAAAGAGCTAAGAGAGGATCTACAGTACAGATTTTTGATATCAAAGCAAGTATAAAAGGTAACTCAGGATACAGATTGAAGACAGTTTCTCCAATACTTATCGAGTTAGCAAACTAA
- the gldL gene encoding gliding motility protein GldL, with product MAKSNTGKKLMNMVYGLGAAVVIIGALFKIMHWPFGNLMLIIGLITEAVVFAISAFEPVDDELDWSLVYPELAGSNTNGKNKVAPVDAEAQLSKKLDVMLKEAKIDGELMSSLGDSIRNFEGAAKGIAPTTDAMASTKKYSEEMALAAAQMESLNSLYKVQVESSSRQAEINEQVATNAGKLKEQMESLATNLSSLNGVYGGMLSAMSKN from the coding sequence ATGGCAAAATCTAACACAGGAAAGAAGCTTATGAACATGGTCTACGGACTTGGAGCTGCAGTTGTAATTATCGGAGCATTATTTAAAATTATGCACTGGCCTTTTGGAAACTTAATGCTTATAATCGGTCTTATTACGGAGGCTGTTGTTTTTGCAATTTCTGCATTTGAGCCAGTTGATGATGAACTTGATTGGTCATTGGTTTATCCAGAATTAGCAGGATCAAACACTAATGGTAAGAATAAGGTAGCACCTGTAGATGCAGAAGCACAACTTTCTAAGAAATTAGACGTAATGTTGAAAGAAGCAAAAATTGATGGAGAGTTAATGAGTAGCTTAGGAGACAGTATCCGTAATTTTGAAGGTGCTGCAAAAGGGATTGCTCCTACTACTGATGCCATGGCTTCTACTAAAAAGTATTCTGAAGAAATGGCACTTGCTGCTGCTCAAATGGAATCTTTAAATAGTCTTTACAAAGTACAAGTTGAGTCTTCAAGTCGTCAAGCTGAAATCAATGAGCAAGTAGCTACAAATGCTGGTAAGCTCAAAGAACAAATGGAAAGCCTAGCAACAAATCTATCTTCATTGAATGGTGTGTATGGTGGAATGCTTTCTGCAATGTCTAAGAACTAA